In Chitinophaga sp. HK235, a single window of DNA contains:
- a CDS encoding SDR family NAD(P)-dependent oxidoreductase, whose translation MKRLENKVALVTGGSRGIGAAIVKRLAEEGAAVVFTYTKGAEKAAAIVAELTSKGQRGLAIAADSADPAANTAAVEQTIKAFGRIDILVNNAGVAVLKPFEDYSVEEYNWTMDINARGVFITSQAAARHMGKGSRIITIGSCMADRVSGPYGTLYAMSKSALTAFNKGLSRDLGPRGITVNLVQPGPIDTDMNPANSEHADAQRKNISLGEYGTGEDIAALVTFLSSAESGYITGTAITIDGGTNS comes from the coding sequence ATGAAACGTCTGGAAAATAAAGTAGCCCTGGTAACAGGAGGTAGTCGCGGCATCGGTGCCGCCATCGTAAAAAGACTGGCAGAAGAAGGAGCCGCCGTAGTTTTCACTTATACCAAAGGAGCAGAGAAAGCAGCTGCCATAGTTGCAGAACTGACCAGCAAAGGACAGCGCGGCCTCGCCATCGCAGCCGACAGCGCCGACCCTGCCGCTAATACCGCTGCAGTAGAACAAACCATCAAAGCATTCGGGCGTATAGACATTCTCGTTAATAATGCCGGCGTTGCGGTTCTGAAACCTTTTGAGGATTATTCCGTTGAAGAATACAACTGGACCATGGACATCAACGCCCGTGGCGTGTTTATCACTTCTCAGGCGGCCGCCAGACATATGGGCAAAGGCAGCCGTATCATCACCATCGGCAGCTGCATGGCCGACCGGGTAAGCGGTCCTTACGGCACCCTTTATGCGATGAGTAAATCAGCACTCACCGCATTCAACAAAGGCCTTTCCCGCGACCTCGGCCCAAGAGGTATCACCGTCAACCTGGTACAGCCCGGCCCTATTGATACCGATATGAACCCTGCCAACAGCGAACATGCCGATGCACAAAGAAAAAACATCTCCCTGGGCGAATATGGTACCGGAGAAGATATTGCAGCACTGGTGACTTTCCTCTCCTCTGCTGAAAGCGGTTATATTACCGGCACCGCCATCACCATAGACGGCGGCACCAACAGTTAA
- a CDS encoding DinB family protein — MKKEAISPDPEYFGRYINQVPDLTIREALDASLQELQALDMARLTSLADYAYAPGKWTVKDVFQHITDTERVFAYRTLLFARNDKNVAPGFDQDLYAENTFTSSRSLEEVMDELIAVRKSTIALFRSFPDEALLRYGTCWKYQMSVLAMGFTLIGHQIHHLRILHERYL; from the coding sequence ATGAAAAAAGAAGCCATTTCACCCGATCCGGAATATTTTGGCCGTTACATCAATCAGGTACCAGACCTTACCATACGCGAAGCATTGGACGCCTCCCTGCAGGAGCTGCAGGCCCTGGACATGGCCAGGCTGACGTCGCTGGCCGACTACGCCTATGCACCTGGTAAATGGACCGTCAAAGATGTATTCCAGCATATCACCGATACAGAGCGGGTGTTTGCCTATCGTACCCTGTTATTTGCACGTAATGATAAAAATGTGGCTCCCGGCTTCGATCAGGACCTGTATGCTGAGAATACCTTTACCAGCAGCCGTTCCCTGGAAGAAGTCATGGATGAGCTGATAGCTGTAAGAAAGTCCACCATCGCGCTGTTCAGAAGTTTTCCGGATGAAGCGCTGCTGAGATACGGTACCTGCTGGAAGTATCAGATGAGTGTACTGGCCATGGGCTTTACCCTCATCGGGCATCAGATACATCACCTCCGGATTCTCCACGAAAGATACCTGTAA
- a CDS encoding TonB-dependent receptor, whose amino-acid sequence MKKHFYQRLAVLLCGILLLLCGSNVVAQTKYTGKVSDKASRNPLPGVSVSVKGTNRGTATDPSGNFTIQAKSGETLIFSFVGYDPQEAVIGVGPISVLLAEKVGSLEEVVVTGYASQKKKDLTGAISVVKVENITKQPTSQIANQLQGQVSGITIVGTGQPGQEPQVAVRGKNTFGNNTPLYVVDGVPISNLADVNPNDVQTMQVLKDAGAASIYGARAANGVIIITTKRGTGKVKVQYDGYYGVQKPQGGNPFNILNPQEQADLKWLAIKNSSQGAPPVFDDVLYGKGNKPVLPDYIYPEGAMEGDPRVDPSKYNVIPDYKSPTVSAGFYRINKANKQGTDWFHEIFKPAPITSHNISVAGGSDIGSYFFSMYYFNQQGTLTNTYNKRYAVRANSSFNITDHIRIGENMEYSIINNPRIGILTEGSGIGMAFREQSIIPVYDIKGNYAGTFGGALGNARNPVAIQDRFGSTKAIASRLLGNVYGEADIIKGLTLRTSFGGEIYSASNHNFTYPEYENKENNSVNSYTESAGNGYDWTWTNTLSYHINFNRAHDIKVMVGTEAFDQVDRMVTGTTTDYFSFNPDFANLTSGFGTPVNGSSYGSNSLFSLFGRVDYAFRDKYLIGALIRRDGSSRFGSNYRYGNFPAVSAAWRMSQEEFMKGISWISDLKIRGGYGIMGNQINVNPSNAFTTFTFNKSTSFYDMNGTGNTLATGFMQGQIGNPNAKWESNTNSNIGIDATLFKGALEFSLDYYSKRIKDLLFNPELPGVYGGATVPFANVAEMKNNGWDFSATGNINLAPKLKLTLTGTFTSYKNEILKISESAPYFERDTRRYGVAIIRNAVGRSISEFFGYQVEKFWDSPEEVAAANAAASAKNPGVKEYMQDAAPGRFKYKDINGDGKIDVNDRTYLGSPNPDFSYGLNIGLTYKNWDFSAFFYGVHGNKIWNQVRWWTDIYGSFNGAKSKTALYDSWLPDRKNAKAPIQETKPYFSTSNPPTSYYVENGSYLRAKNMMLGYTFPSHMLKRIGVDKFRIYAQATNVFTITKYTGLDPEIGGNTDSFGIDEGAYPNSRQYLVGVTLNF is encoded by the coding sequence ATGAAAAAACATTTCTACCAAAGACTTGCCGTACTACTATGCGGCATACTACTGCTGCTATGTGGTAGTAACGTAGTCGCACAAACGAAATATACGGGAAAGGTGTCTGATAAGGCATCCCGCAATCCGCTGCCCGGTGTTTCCGTATCTGTGAAAGGCACCAACAGGGGCACTGCTACAGACCCCTCCGGTAATTTTACTATTCAGGCCAAATCAGGAGAAACACTGATCTTCTCCTTCGTGGGCTATGATCCACAGGAAGCGGTGATCGGTGTCGGCCCTATCAGCGTCCTGCTCGCAGAAAAAGTAGGTTCCCTCGAAGAAGTAGTCGTGACCGGTTATGCCAGCCAGAAGAAAAAAGATCTGACCGGCGCCATTTCCGTTGTAAAAGTGGAAAATATCACTAAACAACCTACTTCCCAGATAGCCAACCAGCTGCAGGGACAGGTGTCGGGTATTACCATCGTAGGTACCGGCCAGCCTGGCCAGGAGCCGCAGGTAGCCGTGCGCGGTAAAAATACTTTCGGTAACAATACACCGCTATATGTCGTAGATGGAGTGCCCATCTCCAACCTGGCAGATGTAAACCCCAACGATGTGCAAACTATGCAAGTGCTGAAAGATGCCGGCGCCGCCTCTATCTATGGTGCACGTGCAGCCAATGGCGTTATCATCATCACCACTAAAAGAGGTACCGGCAAAGTAAAAGTACAGTACGACGGATATTATGGCGTACAAAAACCACAGGGCGGTAACCCCTTCAATATCCTGAATCCGCAGGAACAGGCCGACCTTAAATGGCTCGCCATCAAAAACAGCAGCCAGGGAGCACCACCTGTATTCGATGATGTGCTCTACGGTAAAGGTAATAAACCGGTGCTGCCGGATTATATCTACCCCGAAGGCGCCATGGAAGGTGATCCACGCGTAGATCCCTCTAAATACAACGTGATACCGGATTATAAAAGCCCCACCGTCTCCGCTGGTTTCTACCGTATCAATAAAGCCAACAAGCAGGGTACTGACTGGTTCCATGAAATATTCAAACCGGCACCTATCACCAGCCACAACATATCCGTAGCCGGTGGTAGCGATATCGGCAGCTACTTTTTCTCTATGTATTATTTCAACCAGCAGGGTACCCTTACCAATACCTATAATAAACGTTATGCAGTAAGGGCCAACAGCAGCTTCAATATCACCGATCATATCCGCATAGGGGAAAACATGGAATACTCCATTATCAACAACCCCAGGATCGGTATCCTCACAGAAGGCAGCGGTATCGGTATGGCTTTCAGGGAACAGAGCATTATTCCGGTATATGACATCAAAGGTAACTATGCCGGTACCTTTGGAGGCGCCCTCGGAAATGCCCGCAACCCCGTGGCTATCCAGGACCGCTTTGGTAGCACCAAAGCAATCGCCAGCAGGTTGCTGGGTAATGTGTATGGTGAAGCAGATATCATCAAAGGCCTCACCCTCCGTACTTCCTTCGGTGGTGAAATTTATTCCGCTTCTAACCACAACTTCACTTATCCGGAATACGAAAACAAAGAAAACAACAGCGTCAATTCCTATACAGAATCTGCCGGCAATGGCTATGACTGGACCTGGACTAATACCCTCAGCTATCATATCAATTTTAACCGCGCACATGATATCAAGGTAATGGTCGGCACAGAAGCTTTTGATCAGGTAGATCGTATGGTGACGGGCACCACCACCGATTATTTTTCTTTTAATCCTGATTTCGCCAACCTTACTTCCGGATTCGGAACACCGGTGAATGGTAGCTCGTATGGCTCCAATAGCCTGTTCTCCCTGTTCGGTAGAGTGGATTACGCTTTCAGGGATAAATACCTGATCGGTGCTCTGATCCGCCGTGATGGCTCTTCTCGCTTCGGTTCCAATTACCGCTATGGTAACTTCCCGGCCGTAAGTGCCGCTTGGCGTATGTCTCAGGAAGAATTTATGAAAGGAATCTCCTGGATCTCCGACCTGAAAATCCGTGGAGGTTATGGTATTATGGGTAACCAGATCAACGTTAATCCCAGCAATGCCTTTACTACCTTTACTTTCAATAAGTCCACTTCCTTCTACGACATGAATGGAACGGGCAATACACTGGCCACCGGCTTTATGCAGGGCCAGATTGGTAACCCCAATGCAAAATGGGAAAGCAACACCAACTCCAACATCGGTATCGATGCAACCTTGTTTAAAGGTGCACTCGAATTCTCTCTGGACTATTACAGCAAAAGGATCAAAGACCTGTTGTTCAACCCGGAACTGCCCGGCGTTTATGGCGGTGCTACCGTACCATTTGCCAATGTAGCAGAAATGAAAAACAACGGATGGGATTTCTCTGCTACCGGTAATATCAACCTGGCTCCTAAGCTGAAATTAACGCTCACCGGTACTTTCACTTCCTATAAAAACGAGATCCTGAAAATATCAGAGTCTGCTCCTTACTTTGAAAGAGATACCCGCCGTTACGGTGTGGCTATCATACGAAACGCAGTAGGAAGAAGCATCAGTGAGTTCTTCGGTTATCAGGTTGAAAAATTCTGGGATAGCCCTGAAGAAGTAGCTGCAGCCAATGCTGCCGCCAGTGCCAAAAATCCAGGGGTAAAAGAATATATGCAGGATGCTGCCCCCGGACGCTTCAAATATAAAGACATCAATGGCGATGGTAAAATAGATGTTAATGACCGTACTTATCTCGGTAGCCCCAATCCCGACTTCTCATATGGCCTGAATATCGGCCTCACCTATAAGAACTGGGATTTCTCTGCATTCTTCTATGGCGTACATGGAAACAAGATCTGGAACCAGGTAAGATGGTGGACTGATATCTACGGTTCCTTCAATGGTGCCAAAAGCAAAACAGCGCTGTATGATTCCTGGCTGCCGGACCGCAAAAATGCCAAAGCACCTATTCAGGAAACAAAACCTTACTTCAGCACTTCCAATCCTCCAACATCTTACTATGTGGAAAACGGATCTTATCTGCGTGCTAAAAACATGATGCTGGGATATACTTTTCCTTCTCATATGCTGAAAAGAATAGGCGTGGATAAATTCAGGATTTATGCTCAGGCAACCAATGTGTTTACCATCACCAAATACACCGGCCTGGACCCTGAAATCGGCGGTAACACAGACTCCTTTGGTATTGATGAAGGTGCTTACCCCAACTCACGTCAGTATCTGGTGGGCGTTACGCTGAATTTCTGA
- a CDS encoding DinB family protein: protein MIQTTTDTHHTSLADFAKGYAAYNLWADQTMIAWLQKQDPALLEKEVVSSFPTIKHTLKHMLSTASWWMKNLRGEHPGLTYGPVECQESVAEVLAGVVAVSEELMELVSSMTAEQLQQAYLVTIPFVGDFNIPGYEMLPQIINHTAYHRGQVVTMGRHLGITDGPNTDYMYYVLVGAQRY from the coding sequence ATGATACAGACTACTACCGACACCCATCACACTTCACTGGCTGATTTCGCCAAAGGTTATGCTGCTTACAATTTATGGGCTGATCAAACAATGATAGCCTGGTTACAAAAACAGGACCCTGCTTTACTGGAAAAAGAGGTGGTGTCCAGCTTCCCAACTATCAAACATACGTTGAAGCATATGTTGAGCACTGCCAGCTGGTGGATGAAAAACCTCCGCGGCGAACATCCTGGGTTGACCTATGGGCCGGTAGAATGCCAGGAGTCCGTGGCGGAGGTGCTGGCCGGAGTAGTGGCCGTATCAGAAGAGTTGATGGAACTGGTATCCTCCATGACAGCGGAACAATTGCAGCAGGCCTATCTGGTAACGATCCCTTTTGTCGGTGATTTTAATATCCCGGGGTATGAAATGCTGCCGCAGATTATAAACCATACCGCTTACCACCGGGGCCAGGTGGTGACCATGGGCCGCCACCTGGGTATCACGGATGGGCCTAATACAGATTATATGTACTATGTGCTGGTAGGGGCACAGCGTTATTAA
- a CDS encoding transmembrane 220 family protein: protein MKFFNIFFCVIFIIFAGLQYNDPDPYVWMPIYLFASWCCLMAARQRFYRRWYLVGIAVYFVYALYLFFTKDGVIDWMSQHQAENIAQTMKAEKPWIEDTREFFGLFICIAVLGINYFYSKKKS, encoded by the coding sequence ATGAAATTCTTCAACATTTTCTTCTGTGTCATCTTTATCATTTTCGCCGGATTACAATATAATGATCCCGATCCCTATGTATGGATGCCCATTTATCTGTTTGCTTCCTGGTGCTGTCTGATGGCTGCGCGGCAGCGTTTTTACCGTCGCTGGTACCTGGTGGGCATTGCAGTATATTTCGTATATGCGCTCTATTTATTCTTTACTAAAGACGGAGTGATAGACTGGATGTCGCAACATCAGGCGGAGAATATTGCACAAACCATGAAAGCGGAAAAGCCCTGGATAGAAGATACCCGGGAATTTTTTGGATTGTTTATTTGCATCGCTGTTTTAGGCATTAACTATTTTTATTCCAAAAAGAAATCATGA
- a CDS encoding RagB/SusD family nutrient uptake outer membrane protein, translated as MKIVRYTSAILLVAAALSSGCSKGFLEKPAYGALSDQIVANKDGVNYLLVGAYAALDGQGNPTGALGGGGNAWEASPTNWIYGSVVGGDAHKGSEGTDQTPINEIAISQPNVSNSFFNTKWKAVYEGITRCNNTLRLMAQAKDMTDAQKIQVQAEARFLRGHFYFELKKMFGNVPYITEATTDPLLSNDAEIWPNIEDDFKFAQANLPPTQSQVARANKWAAQVYLAKTYLYQKKYPQALQLFNDAITNGVTSNGLKYKLTDNFEDNFDASKKNNSESVFAIQMSANDGTNGIANANMGDMLNFPGNFKCCGFYQPSFDLVNSYRVDASGLPYLDDYNQHPVTSDMGIKATEAFTPDNGLLDPRLDWTVGRRGIPYHDWGYFAGSTWIRDQSQKYAGPYATKKMVYWNYNQDKYMDDHSWAPGTAINVLLIRFADVLLMAAECAAETGDMARATDLVNQVRHRMIDNPQYWIHDYKDPTKPILGFDPAKPFSNYKIGEYPVFPGLDYARKAIRFERKLELAMEGHRFFDIARWGIADQVLNAYFAFEGGITDDVKGGHFTKDKNEVFPIPQRQIDLTLKEGKPVLKQNKNY; from the coding sequence ATGAAAATAGTACGATATACAAGTGCAATACTGCTCGTCGCTGCTGCCCTGAGCAGCGGATGCTCCAAAGGCTTTCTGGAAAAGCCGGCTTATGGTGCTTTGTCCGACCAGATTGTAGCCAATAAAGATGGTGTTAATTACCTGCTGGTAGGTGCCTATGCAGCACTGGATGGACAGGGAAACCCCACCGGCGCTTTGGGTGGCGGCGGTAACGCCTGGGAAGCCTCACCTACCAACTGGATTTATGGCAGTGTAGTAGGAGGTGATGCGCACAAAGGCAGTGAAGGTACTGACCAGACGCCTATCAATGAAATAGCCATCAGCCAGCCCAATGTCAGCAACTCCTTCTTCAATACCAAATGGAAAGCTGTTTACGAAGGCATCACCCGCTGTAATAATACATTACGGCTCATGGCACAGGCCAAGGATATGACCGACGCGCAAAAAATACAGGTACAGGCAGAAGCCCGTTTCCTCAGAGGCCATTTTTATTTTGAACTGAAGAAAATGTTTGGTAACGTGCCTTATATCACAGAGGCAACTACCGATCCGCTGTTATCTAATGATGCAGAAATATGGCCTAATATCGAAGATGATTTTAAATTTGCCCAGGCTAACCTGCCGCCTACACAATCCCAGGTGGCCCGTGCCAATAAATGGGCTGCTCAGGTATACCTGGCCAAAACCTATCTTTATCAGAAAAAATATCCACAGGCACTGCAGCTCTTTAATGATGCCATCACCAACGGCGTTACCTCAAACGGGCTGAAATATAAGCTGACGGATAATTTTGAAGACAATTTCGATGCTTCCAAAAAGAATAATTCGGAATCCGTATTTGCCATTCAGATGAGTGCCAACGACGGTACCAATGGTATCGCCAATGCCAATATGGGTGACATGCTTAACTTCCCCGGCAATTTCAAATGCTGCGGCTTTTACCAACCCTCTTTCGATCTGGTTAACTCATACCGCGTAGATGCCAGTGGATTGCCCTACCTGGACGATTATAACCAGCATCCCGTGACATCTGATATGGGTATCAAAGCCACTGAAGCATTTACGCCTGACAATGGTTTGCTGGACCCTCGTCTGGACTGGACCGTGGGCCGCCGCGGTATTCCTTATCATGACTGGGGATACTTCGCGGGTTCCACCTGGATACGCGACCAGTCGCAGAAATATGCAGGTCCTTATGCCACCAAAAAAATGGTGTACTGGAACTACAACCAGGACAAATACATGGATGATCACTCCTGGGCTCCGGGAACAGCGATCAACGTATTACTGATCCGCTTTGCCGATGTGCTGCTGATGGCAGCGGAATGCGCCGCAGAAACCGGTGATATGGCCAGGGCTACAGACCTGGTGAATCAGGTACGTCACAGAATGATCGACAACCCACAGTACTGGATACACGATTATAAAGATCCGACTAAACCCATACTGGGATTCGATCCTGCCAAACCTTTCTCCAATTATAAAATCGGTGAATATCCTGTTTTCCCTGGCCTCGATTATGCCCGTAAAGCGATCCGCTTCGAACGCAAACTCGAACTGGCCATGGAAGGCCACCGTTTCTTCGACATTGCCAGATGGGGTATTGCCGATCAGGTGCTGAATGCCTATTTCGCTTTCGAAGGCGGCATCACGGATGATGTGAAAGGAGGACATTTTACCAAAGATAAAAATGAAGTCTTCCCCATTCCGCAACGCCAGATAGATCTGACACTCAAGGAGGGCAAACCGGTATTAAAACAGAATAAAAACTACTAG
- a CDS encoding TolC family protein, translated as MNLKFIALVSLVLVFSHSGFSQVLQLPDALQRAVENYDKIKSKKAVVLASAQHTVFQQQQYLPDVTLSAQQSFGTINVQHGPLYAYGGLASAATSMPMAEQSWNAAFGALYFANVNWNIFTFGRLKQQVATARSKEQTVTADLDQEIFQHQVKVGAAYLNLLASQRIKYVQQKNLERAQVFYEMTDIRAKSGLLPEVDASLSKAEVSHARSLQIKAYDKELEYAQSLAVLLGDEYQTYQLDSLFSTSVPSLHPGSTAQVKDHPLLAWEQRKIDESVQSEQLIHTYKMPNVSAFGVIQGRGSGFDWNYAQDKTAYSSSYFKGTGIDRGNYLLGLSLNWNITNLFRYNSKIREQKHITESLQNNYQLLNKELNAQAQLAKNQLQNAFENFEETKVQLAAAQLAYKQHTALYENGLTNLVDYTQALYSLNRAEIDFEIAQNNVWQALLLQASAQGDLTILLNASRK; from the coding sequence ATGAATCTGAAATTCATTGCGTTGGTGAGTCTGGTGCTTGTTTTCAGCCATTCCGGCTTTTCACAGGTACTACAGCTACCTGACGCGTTACAGCGCGCTGTTGAAAACTATGATAAAATAAAATCTAAAAAGGCCGTTGTACTGGCCTCCGCACAGCATACCGTTTTCCAGCAACAACAATATCTACCTGATGTTACCCTGTCTGCCCAACAGAGCTTTGGCACCATCAACGTTCAGCATGGTCCCCTGTATGCTTACGGCGGACTGGCATCAGCCGCCACTTCCATGCCGATGGCCGAACAAAGCTGGAATGCCGCCTTTGGTGCACTTTACTTTGCCAATGTCAACTGGAACATCTTTACTTTCGGCAGACTGAAACAACAGGTAGCTACCGCCAGATCAAAAGAACAAACCGTTACTGCCGACCTGGACCAGGAAATATTCCAGCACCAGGTGAAAGTAGGTGCCGCCTACCTCAACCTGCTGGCCAGTCAGCGCATTAAATACGTACAGCAGAAGAATCTGGAAAGAGCACAGGTATTTTATGAAATGACCGATATCCGTGCAAAGAGCGGATTACTGCCGGAAGTAGACGCTTCCCTGTCAAAAGCAGAAGTATCCCATGCCCGGTCTTTACAGATAAAGGCTTATGATAAAGAGCTGGAATACGCCCAAAGCCTGGCCGTACTGCTGGGCGATGAATACCAGACCTATCAGCTGGACAGCCTGTTCAGCACTTCCGTTCCCTCACTCCACCCGGGTAGTACAGCGCAGGTAAAAGACCATCCCTTACTGGCCTGGGAACAACGAAAAATCGATGAAAGCGTTCAATCCGAACAGCTGATCCACACCTACAAAATGCCCAATGTTTCTGCCTTTGGTGTGATACAAGGCCGTGGCTCAGGATTCGACTGGAACTATGCACAGGATAAAACCGCCTATTCGTCTTCCTATTTTAAAGGAACAGGCATAGACCGTGGCAACTATTTACTAGGACTGTCCCTGAACTGGAACATCACCAATTTATTCCGCTATAACAGCAAAATCAGAGAACAAAAGCATATAACGGAATCACTGCAAAACAACTATCAACTGCTGAACAAGGAATTAAATGCACAGGCCCAACTGGCTAAAAACCAGCTGCAGAATGCATTTGAAAACTTTGAAGAAACAAAAGTACAGTTGGCGGCAGCACAGTTGGCCTATAAACAGCATACCGCCTTGTATGAAAACGGACTAACTAACCTGGTCGACTATACGCAGGCCTTATATAGCCTTAACCGTGCAGAGATCGATTTCGAAATTGCCCAAAACAATGTATGGCAGGCTTTATTGTTACAAGCATCCGCTCAGGGCGATCTGACAATACTATTGAACGCATCCCGAAAATAA
- a CDS encoding VCBS repeat-containing protein, which translates to MKPFVLATLFIILSGITIISSCFTPSAKEKGKMLADKYCTGCHLVVDPAMLDKETWTKHVLPAMAPKLGIKVWAGDQYYPASPGQQQGPISFNEWTALVAYFEQNAPAQLTPAKPPVPLQHDWFGFAPQYPVGVDSPNIAGTTMVSFDPAGHRIFTSDTYTSTLDIWDSSLRKTGSWRLPSPVVDILYTTDSGKSSSAIITQIGNMKALDAPAGIVSRLNIHDPQSKQTDLMPFLKRPVQTVQADFDKDNQTDLLVCAFGHNQGGLYWLKQLSDHRYEQKTITEVPGAIHAEVGDFNGDGWPDAMVLFAAADEGIWLFENDRKGGFKSVNLLRFPPLNGSTSFQLVDFNQDGKLDILYTCGDNADFSMVLKPYHGLYVYINEGKNKYRQAWFYPVNGCTKAVAADFNLDGKIDIATIAFFADMKNNPAEKFILFEGKDHQLNFTPHAPPIEKEGRWICMDVKDMDGDGDLDIVLGNYGRGFNILDGYKPNWKEYQPFMVLENKQK; encoded by the coding sequence ATGAAACCATTTGTCCTTGCCACACTTTTTATCATCCTCTCAGGCATTACGATCATCAGCAGTTGTTTTACACCGTCAGCAAAAGAGAAAGGAAAAATGCTGGCAGACAAATATTGCACTGGCTGCCACCTGGTCGTAGATCCGGCCATGCTGGACAAGGAAACCTGGACCAAACACGTGCTGCCGGCCATGGCCCCCAAACTGGGTATTAAAGTATGGGCAGGTGATCAGTATTATCCGGCCAGTCCGGGTCAACAACAAGGCCCCATATCTTTCAACGAATGGACAGCACTGGTGGCATATTTTGAACAGAACGCACCGGCACAGCTTACACCTGCCAAACCACCGGTGCCGCTGCAGCACGACTGGTTTGGCTTTGCGCCCCAATACCCCGTTGGTGTGGACTCTCCCAACATAGCGGGTACCACGATGGTTTCCTTTGATCCTGCGGGCCACCGCATTTTTACCAGCGATACCTATACGAGTACCCTCGATATCTGGGATAGTTCCCTGCGTAAAACAGGCTCCTGGCGCTTGCCTTCCCCGGTAGTGGACATACTATATACCACTGATAGCGGAAAATCATCATCTGCAATCATCACCCAGATCGGAAATATGAAAGCCCTGGATGCACCGGCAGGTATTGTAAGCAGACTCAACATCCATGATCCGCAGAGCAAACAAACAGATCTTATGCCTTTTCTGAAACGTCCGGTGCAAACGGTGCAGGCAGATTTTGACAAGGACAACCAAACTGACTTGTTAGTGTGTGCATTTGGACATAACCAGGGAGGACTGTATTGGCTGAAACAGTTGTCGGATCACAGATACGAGCAGAAGACCATCACAGAAGTGCCAGGTGCTATTCATGCAGAAGTAGGAGATTTTAATGGAGATGGATGGCCCGATGCAATGGTACTTTTTGCTGCTGCCGATGAAGGCATATGGTTGTTTGAGAACGACCGGAAGGGTGGATTTAAATCTGTTAACCTGCTGAGATTCCCGCCCCTCAATGGTTCTACCAGTTTTCAGCTGGTGGATTTTAACCAGGATGGAAAGCTTGATATATTATATACCTGCGGTGATAATGCAGATTTTTCGATGGTGCTTAAACCTTATCATGGTTTGTACGTCTATATCAACGAAGGGAAAAATAAGTACAGACAGGCTTGGTTTTATCCGGTGAATGGCTGTACAAAGGCTGTGGCAGCGGATTTTAACCTGGATGGCAAAATAGATATTGCAACAATTGCATTTTTTGCAGATATGAAAAACAATCCTGCAGAGAAATTTATTTTGTTCGAAGGAAAGGACCATCAGCTGAACTTCACGCCCCATGCGCCTCCTATAGAAAAGGAAGGGCGCTGGATTTGTATGGATGTAAAGGATATGGATGGAGATGGAGACCTGGATATAGTACTAGGAAACTATGGGCGTGGATTTAATATACTGGATGGTTATAAGCCTAACTGGAAGGAGTATCAACCGTTTATGGTGCTTGAGAACAAACAGAAATAA